A genomic segment from Polyangium mundeleinium encodes:
- a CDS encoding alpha/beta hydrolase translates to MPLRRTCPSALVLASAALLVACSDPAELPIPPAPYAPPPSSAVVEDGPVRIRRDVFLVPGVTPPPNPLTGSATPAELNAVRVVRYRVDADPPAPARAVAVLMPGFLGGASSYDPMARAIVRRSKNGEAFEAWAIDRRSNLLEDHHGLDVAEFRKDPEIAKRYYFEEEAAEDKTFPGFVDQTAVDFASEWGLDTTIGDLRRVVEIVAPEERKARVFLVGHSLGATIAEEYAAWDFDGKPGYGELAGLVLVDGVARQEGALAPTITEEDYLKGSSQEPNAYLTPGLETIRKTTRYIALPLLGLKIYPVAAVAGMRAMWSPTAITEDPYRDNAFLTLLSLTQVPRMTNRAAMGFAMDEASNGVSFAAVSCGESKGGALAAYDSLFGTKLIQPSDPKATYDWVEYDAKSPREHTSLDDISRSWFEGPSLDFAEWYFPARLSLDAQAAATLVLKETDWPRATHGMRAIHGASMDLPIFAAVAGLVGDTAALDPLRALVQNVPIGPDRPLAGKPRTDPDAFVVLDIVKLTHIDPLAGTDDGQGDVTKWYDSLTTWMTTNSPAGGVVLAPSDP, encoded by the coding sequence ATGCCCTTGCGCCGCACGTGTCCCTCGGCGCTCGTCCTCGCGAGCGCCGCCCTCCTCGTTGCCTGCTCCGATCCTGCCGAGCTCCCCATCCCGCCCGCGCCGTATGCGCCGCCGCCGAGCTCCGCCGTCGTCGAGGACGGACCCGTGCGGATTCGCCGCGACGTCTTCCTCGTCCCCGGCGTCACGCCGCCGCCGAACCCCCTGACCGGCAGCGCGACGCCCGCCGAGCTCAACGCCGTCCGCGTCGTTCGTTACCGCGTCGACGCCGATCCGCCCGCGCCTGCCCGCGCGGTCGCCGTCCTCATGCCGGGCTTCCTCGGCGGCGCCAGCAGCTACGATCCCATGGCGCGCGCCATCGTGCGCAGGTCCAAGAACGGCGAGGCCTTCGAGGCCTGGGCCATCGATCGACGCTCGAACTTGCTCGAGGATCACCACGGCCTCGACGTCGCCGAGTTCCGCAAGGATCCCGAGATCGCCAAGCGGTACTACTTCGAGGAGGAGGCCGCCGAGGACAAGACGTTCCCGGGCTTCGTGGATCAGACCGCGGTCGATTTCGCCTCCGAGTGGGGGCTCGACACCACGATCGGCGACCTCCGCCGCGTCGTCGAGATCGTCGCGCCCGAGGAGCGCAAGGCGCGCGTCTTCCTCGTCGGGCACTCGCTCGGCGCCACGATCGCCGAGGAGTACGCGGCCTGGGATTTCGACGGAAAGCCCGGCTACGGCGAGCTCGCGGGCCTCGTGCTCGTCGACGGCGTCGCGCGGCAGGAGGGCGCCCTTGCCCCGACGATCACCGAAGAGGACTACCTGAAAGGTTCGTCCCAGGAGCCCAACGCCTACCTCACCCCGGGCCTCGAAACGATCCGCAAGACGACGCGCTACATCGCGCTCCCGCTCCTCGGCCTCAAGATCTACCCCGTCGCCGCGGTCGCCGGCATGCGCGCGATGTGGTCGCCCACGGCGATCACCGAGGATCCGTACCGCGACAACGCCTTCCTCACGCTCCTCTCGCTCACGCAGGTCCCGCGCATGACGAACCGCGCGGCCATGGGGTTTGCCATGGACGAAGCCTCGAACGGCGTCTCCTTCGCGGCCGTCTCCTGCGGCGAGAGCAAGGGCGGCGCGCTCGCCGCGTACGACAGCCTCTTCGGCACCAAGCTCATCCAGCCCTCCGATCCTAAGGCCACGTACGATTGGGTGGAGTACGACGCCAAGAGCCCGCGCGAGCACACCTCCCTGGACGACATTTCGCGCTCCTGGTTCGAGGGCCCCTCGCTCGATTTCGCCGAGTGGTACTTCCCGGCACGCCTCTCGCTCGACGCCCAGGCCGCGGCCACGCTCGTCTTGAAAGAGACCGACTGGCCCCGCGCGACGCACGGAATGCGCGCGATTCACGGCGCTTCCATGGACCTCCCGATCTTCGCCGCCGTCGCGGGCCTCGTCGGGGACACGGCCGCCCTCGACCCGCTGCGTGCTCTCGTTCAGAACGTTCCCATCGGACCGGACCGGCCCCTCGCGGGCAAGCCCCGCACGGATCCCGACGCGTTCGTCGTGCTCGACATCGTCAAGCTCACGCACATCGATCCTCTGGCTGGCACCGATGACGGTCAGGGCGATGTTACGAAATGGTACGACTCGCTCACCACGTGGATGACCACGAACAGCCCCGCAGGGGGCGTGGTCCTCGCTCCCTCGGACCCGTGA
- a CDS encoding RNA polymerase sigma factor: MPPSASVHAALPSPLAPESTAAARPGGGGGAEAVVVPPFETVYEEHFDLVFRNVRRLGVPDALVDDAVQEVFLVVYRRLGQFEGRSSLKTWICSIVTRVASDHRRALRRKSPHACGKAEAVDVDSVPDERTEGPHEHTVRLEGARLLHKLLDELEFEKRTVLVLAELEQMTAPEIADALGENVNTIYARLRAARRDFEQAVARERARDTWRLR, from the coding sequence TTGCCTCCTTCCGCCTCCGTCCACGCTGCCCTCCCCTCGCCGCTCGCCCCCGAGTCCACGGCCGCGGCGCGCCCGGGGGGCGGGGGCGGGGCCGAGGCGGTGGTCGTGCCCCCCTTCGAAACCGTCTATGAGGAGCATTTCGACCTCGTCTTCCGCAACGTGCGCCGCCTCGGCGTCCCCGACGCGCTCGTCGACGACGCTGTGCAGGAGGTCTTCCTCGTCGTGTATCGCCGCCTCGGCCAGTTCGAGGGCCGCTCCTCGCTGAAGACGTGGATCTGCTCCATCGTCACCCGCGTCGCGAGCGACCACCGGCGCGCCCTCCGGCGAAAGAGCCCGCACGCCTGCGGCAAGGCCGAGGCCGTCGACGTCGATTCGGTGCCCGACGAGCGCACGGAGGGCCCGCACGAGCATACCGTTCGGCTCGAAGGCGCGCGCCTCCTGCACAAGCTGCTCGATGAGCTCGAATTCGAGAAACGCACGGTGCTCGTGCTCGCGGAGCTGGAGCAGATGACGGCGCCCGAGATCGCGGACGCGCTCGGGGAAAACGTGAACACCATTTACGCGCGGCTGCGGGCGGCGCGGCGCGATTTCGAGCAAGCGGTCGCCCGGGAGCGGGCGCGCGATACGTGGAGGCTCCGATGA
- a CDS encoding efflux RND transporter periplasmic adaptor subunit, whose amino-acid sequence MPVLATPRRLSVWLTLGITLLVIALFGCSKKDEGAGPPGGGKGKMAFPVELAPVPGERVEYSVTAVGSVDAYERVQVTARVSGVIEHVRFAEGDVVKKGQVLVEIDPARFNLAVRSAKATLERAQASAAEAQQNLDRREKAGADGAGVFSKEDVDGWRTRARTGTAQVAEARAALDEANLNLRDAYVRAPIEGKMQTRTVQTGQFVQPGTVLGTVLRRDPLLLRFPVPEADAPRLSAGMNVSFKVTGIEHDFSAKITLVADAADPATRMVPIVAEVADEKKDSLRPGAFADVTVRVGATENAPVIPQTAIRPSEKGFLAFVVENNVAHERVLALGMRTADGRVEVRKGLKPGEMLVVRGAEPLRDGTTVRVAPPGQGPGKGPPGASSAAAPPGTSSAPSEGVGAPAKGGSAP is encoded by the coding sequence ATGCCTGTCCTCGCAACACCCCGAAGGCTTTCGGTCTGGCTCACCCTCGGCATCACGCTCCTCGTGATCGCGCTCTTCGGCTGCTCGAAAAAGGACGAGGGCGCAGGCCCTCCCGGGGGCGGCAAGGGGAAGATGGCGTTCCCCGTCGAGCTCGCGCCCGTCCCCGGCGAGCGCGTCGAGTACTCCGTCACCGCGGTCGGCAGCGTCGACGCGTACGAGCGCGTGCAGGTCACGGCGCGCGTCTCCGGCGTGATCGAGCACGTGCGGTTCGCCGAGGGCGACGTCGTCAAGAAAGGCCAGGTCCTCGTCGAGATCGATCCGGCCCGCTTCAACCTCGCCGTCCGCAGCGCCAAGGCCACGCTCGAGCGCGCGCAAGCCTCGGCGGCCGAGGCGCAGCAGAACCTGGATCGGCGGGAAAAAGCGGGCGCCGACGGCGCGGGTGTCTTCTCGAAGGAGGACGTCGATGGCTGGAGGACACGCGCGCGCACCGGGACGGCGCAGGTCGCCGAGGCGCGCGCCGCGCTCGACGAGGCGAACCTGAACCTGCGTGACGCGTACGTGCGCGCGCCCATCGAGGGCAAGATGCAGACGCGCACGGTGCAGACCGGCCAGTTCGTCCAGCCCGGCACGGTGCTCGGCACGGTCCTGCGCCGCGACCCGCTCCTGCTCCGTTTCCCGGTCCCCGAAGCCGACGCGCCGCGCCTCTCGGCCGGCATGAACGTCTCGTTCAAGGTCACGGGCATCGAGCACGACTTCTCGGCAAAGATCACGCTCGTCGCGGACGCGGCGGATCCCGCGACGCGGATGGTCCCGATCGTCGCCGAGGTCGCGGACGAGAAGAAGGATTCGCTCCGGCCCGGCGCGTTCGCCGACGTCACCGTGCGCGTCGGCGCGACCGAGAACGCGCCCGTCATCCCGCAGACCGCGATTCGTCCGAGCGAAAAGGGCTTCCTCGCGTTCGTCGTGGAGAACAACGTCGCGCACGAGCGTGTGCTCGCGCTCGGCATGCGCACGGCCGACGGGCGCGTCGAGGTACGCAAGGGCTTGAAACCCGGCGAGATGCTCGTCGTGCGTGGCGCCGAGCCGCTGCGTGACGGCACCACGGTGCGCGTCGCGCCGCCGGGCCAAGGGCCTGGCAAAGGGCCGCCCGGGGCATCCAGCGCGGCCGCGCCGCCGGGGACGTCGAGCGCGCCCAGCGAAGGCGTCGGCGCGCCTGCGAAGGGAGGGAGCGCGCCATGA
- a CDS encoding AAA family ATPase — translation MKIQAVRLTEFSAFKDVAFQPCAGINVFLGTNATGKSHAMKALYAPIKVMEHAESTIPLDARMHEKLAKVFRPDDGFLGRLVRRRKGQGHGDIDIEGSSGDLRLTLYTRGKKKLDVRAATWKSEEPTIFLPTREILAMYEGFIAAYQDRELSFDETYYDACIALGRAVLRGPRSAQAKALIEPIAAALGGNVALQGGRFYLVRKDGAMEAHLVAEGLRKIAGLAHLVLNGSLTTNGILFWDEPEANLNPRLVSLVVDILLELGKRGVQIFVTTHDYLLAHKLSLLSEYGRCPDVPIRFFAFHRKKEHDPVQIAPGSTLAELPDNPILDEFTKHYDFERKLFDEDTGSTA, via the coding sequence ATGAAAATCCAGGCGGTCCGGTTGACGGAGTTCAGCGCGTTCAAGGACGTCGCGTTCCAGCCCTGCGCCGGCATCAACGTATTCCTGGGGACGAACGCCACGGGGAAGTCGCACGCCATGAAGGCGCTTTACGCGCCCATCAAGGTCATGGAGCACGCCGAGAGCACGATCCCCCTCGACGCTCGAATGCATGAAAAGCTCGCCAAGGTGTTCCGGCCCGACGACGGATTCCTCGGGCGCCTCGTGCGTCGACGCAAAGGACAAGGACACGGCGACATCGACATCGAGGGCAGCTCCGGGGATTTACGCCTGACGCTGTATACCCGCGGCAAAAAAAAGCTCGACGTGCGCGCGGCGACCTGGAAGAGCGAAGAGCCGACCATCTTCCTCCCGACGCGCGAAATCCTCGCCATGTACGAGGGGTTCATCGCCGCGTACCAGGATCGGGAGCTCTCCTTCGACGAGACGTACTACGACGCCTGCATCGCCCTCGGCCGGGCCGTGCTGCGCGGCCCCCGCTCCGCGCAGGCCAAGGCGCTGATCGAGCCCATCGCGGCCGCGCTCGGGGGAAACGTCGCCCTCCAGGGAGGGCGATTCTACCTCGTGCGCAAGGACGGCGCTATGGAAGCCCACCTCGTCGCGGAGGGCTTGCGCAAGATCGCCGGCCTCGCGCACCTCGTCCTCAATGGCTCCCTCACGACGAACGGCATTCTGTTCTGGGACGAGCCGGAGGCGAACCTCAATCCGCGGCTCGTCTCCCTCGTGGTGGACATCCTGCTCGAACTCGGAAAGCGTGGCGTGCAGATCTTCGTCACGACACACGATTATCTGCTCGCCCACAAGCTCTCGCTCCTCTCGGAGTATGGCCGGTGTCCGGATGTCCCCATCCGCTTCTTCGCATTTCACCGGAAGAAAGAGCACGACCCGGTGCAGATCGCGCCGGGCAGCACACTCGCCGAGCTGCCCGACAACCCGATCCTCGACGAGTTCACGAAGCATTACGATTTCGAGCGGAAGCTCTTCGACGAAGACACGGGGAGCACCGCGTGA
- a CDS encoding efflux RND transporter permease subunit, with amino-acid sequence MSLTEACLRKPVLAWMMMLATIVFGIVAATRIGISQFPDVDFPTINVNVTWEGAAPEAVEHDIVEQIEESVVQVEGVKSLTSSSRQGGASITVELDLSRNVDSALQDVQAKVSQAQSRLPRDIDPPVISKSNPEDQPIMWVGLSGPFSPQTLADYARYRVKEKLQTVPGIGEVMLGGYLERNVRVWFDADKLAAKSLTVTDVIAALRREHVELPAGRLETMGREVNVRVLGEALDLETLRRIVVREQEGVPTYIEDVAIIEDGFEDVRRMSRVNGQPAQGMGIKKQRGSNAVAVAGGVKVMLDEIRKTLPEGMELQINFDSTRFIEQSVHEIELELILAVALTALVCWLFLGSLSSTLNVILAIPMSLLGTIAAIYFLGFTLNTFTLLGLSLAVGIVVDDAIMVLENIFRHAEQGKDRVRAAREGTAEITFAALAATVAVIAIFIPVIFMEGVMGRFFLQFGVTLCIAVALSYVEAITLAPARCAQLLTTSREGRSKIGIFVDHAFDKLSAGYGWLLGRGLKFPSLVLVASVGLFVGAVFAFQALPGEFVPSQDQSRLMVRLTTAVGSDIRETDKIVTKAETIVNNAPEVARTLVVVGGFGTGAVNSGMIFVTLKPRGERKATQNEFAAVLRKELNAIPGVRAIVQDLSQSGFTASRGFPVEFSIRGPEWGELVSHSERMKAELQAAGLVVDLDSDYQLGMPELRIVPDRARAADLGISVEEIATTLNALVGGTRVGKYSAGGRRVDVRMRLLADQRSRPEDLSRLKLRAKSGELVPLSTLVKYEEQPALQAITRRDRERAITLFGNVAPGKSQSDALALVEKLGKDVPTGYHVVLGGASVAFRESMGGLVFALILGIIVAYMVLASQFNSFLHPVTVLTILPLSVAGAAFALLLMKQTLNIFSMIGIVLLMGIVKKNSIILVDYATELRNHGKNALDAMLEAGPVRLRPILMTSIATLMAAIPSALALGEGSEVRAPMAIAVIGGLVISTGLSLLVVPAFYIVADRIAARLARSRPASTPPLVEPVPPPPHV; translated from the coding sequence ATGAGCCTGACCGAAGCGTGCCTGCGCAAGCCCGTCCTTGCGTGGATGATGATGCTCGCGACGATCGTCTTCGGCATCGTCGCCGCGACCCGCATCGGCATCAGCCAGTTCCCCGACGTCGATTTCCCGACCATCAACGTCAACGTCACCTGGGAAGGCGCCGCGCCCGAGGCCGTCGAGCACGACATCGTCGAGCAGATCGAGGAGTCGGTCGTCCAGGTCGAAGGCGTCAAGTCGCTCACCTCCTCGTCCCGCCAGGGCGGCGCCTCGATCACGGTCGAGCTCGACCTCTCGCGCAACGTCGACTCCGCGCTCCAGGACGTGCAGGCCAAGGTCTCGCAGGCCCAGTCGCGCCTGCCGCGCGACATCGACCCGCCCGTCATCTCCAAGTCGAACCCCGAGGACCAGCCCATCATGTGGGTGGGCTTGTCGGGGCCGTTCTCGCCGCAGACCCTCGCCGACTACGCGCGCTACCGCGTCAAGGAGAAGCTCCAGACCGTGCCGGGGATCGGCGAGGTCATGCTGGGCGGCTACCTCGAGCGCAACGTCCGCGTCTGGTTCGACGCCGACAAACTCGCGGCCAAATCGCTGACCGTGACGGACGTGATCGCGGCCCTGCGCCGGGAGCACGTGGAGCTTCCGGCGGGGCGCCTGGAGACCATGGGCCGCGAGGTCAACGTGCGTGTCCTCGGCGAAGCGCTCGACCTCGAAACGCTCCGCCGCATCGTCGTGCGGGAGCAGGAGGGCGTCCCGACGTACATCGAGGACGTCGCGATCATCGAGGACGGCTTCGAGGACGTGCGGCGCATGTCGCGCGTGAACGGCCAGCCCGCACAGGGCATGGGCATCAAGAAGCAGCGCGGCTCCAACGCGGTCGCGGTCGCGGGCGGCGTGAAGGTGATGCTCGACGAGATCCGGAAGACCTTGCCCGAGGGCATGGAGCTCCAGATCAACTTCGACTCGACGCGCTTCATCGAGCAGTCGGTCCACGAGATCGAGCTGGAGCTCATCCTCGCGGTCGCGCTCACGGCCCTCGTCTGCTGGCTCTTCCTCGGCTCGCTCTCCAGCACGCTCAACGTGATCCTGGCGATCCCGATGAGCCTGCTCGGGACGATCGCGGCGATCTACTTCCTCGGCTTCACGCTGAACACCTTCACGCTCCTCGGCCTCTCGCTCGCGGTCGGCATCGTCGTCGACGACGCGATCATGGTGCTCGAGAACATCTTCCGGCACGCCGAGCAGGGCAAGGATCGCGTGCGGGCCGCGCGCGAGGGCACGGCCGAGATCACCTTCGCCGCGCTCGCCGCCACGGTCGCCGTCATCGCCATCTTCATCCCCGTCATCTTCATGGAAGGCGTGATGGGGCGCTTCTTCCTCCAGTTCGGCGTGACGCTCTGCATCGCCGTGGCCCTCTCGTACGTCGAGGCCATCACGCTCGCGCCCGCGCGTTGCGCGCAGCTCCTCACGACCTCGCGCGAGGGCCGCAGCAAGATCGGCATCTTCGTCGATCACGCCTTCGACAAGCTCTCCGCCGGCTACGGCTGGCTCCTCGGGCGGGGCCTCAAGTTCCCCTCGCTCGTGCTCGTCGCGTCCGTGGGCCTCTTCGTGGGCGCGGTCTTCGCGTTCCAGGCGCTCCCCGGCGAGTTCGTCCCTTCGCAGGATCAGAGCCGCCTCATGGTCCGGCTCACGACCGCCGTCGGCTCCGACATCCGCGAGACCGACAAGATCGTCACGAAGGCCGAGACCATCGTGAACAACGCGCCCGAGGTGGCGCGCACGCTCGTGGTCGTCGGCGGCTTCGGCACGGGCGCCGTGAACAGCGGCATGATCTTCGTGACGCTCAAGCCCCGGGGCGAGCGCAAGGCGACGCAGAACGAGTTCGCCGCCGTCCTGCGCAAGGAGCTCAACGCGATCCCGGGCGTACGCGCCATCGTGCAGGATCTCTCGCAGTCGGGCTTCACCGCGTCGCGCGGCTTCCCCGTGGAGTTCTCGATCCGCGGACCCGAGTGGGGCGAGCTCGTTTCGCACAGCGAACGCATGAAGGCCGAGCTTCAGGCGGCGGGCCTCGTCGTCGACCTCGACTCCGACTACCAGCTCGGCATGCCCGAGCTACGGATCGTCCCGGATCGCGCGCGCGCCGCGGATCTCGGCATCTCCGTCGAGGAGATCGCGACGACCCTGAACGCGCTCGTCGGCGGCACGCGCGTCGGCAAGTACAGCGCAGGCGGGCGACGCGTCGACGTGCGCATGCGCCTGCTCGCGGATCAGCGCTCGCGGCCCGAGGATCTCTCGCGCCTCAAGCTCCGCGCGAAGTCAGGGGAGCTCGTGCCCCTCTCGACGCTCGTGAAGTACGAGGAGCAGCCTGCGCTCCAGGCGATCACGCGCCGGGATCGCGAGCGCGCGATCACCCTCTTCGGCAACGTGGCGCCGGGCAAGTCGCAGAGCGACGCCCTCGCGCTCGTGGAGAAGCTCGGCAAGGACGTACCGACTGGCTACCACGTGGTCCTCGGTGGCGCGTCGGTCGCCTTCCGCGAGTCCATGGGTGGCCTCGTTTTCGCGCTGATCCTCGGGATCATCGTCGCGTACATGGTGCTCGCGTCGCAGTTCAACTCGTTCCTGCACCCGGTCACCGTCTTGACGATCCTCCCGCTCTCCGTCGCGGGCGCAGCGTTCGCGCTGCTCCTCATGAAGCAGACGCTCAACATCTTCAGCATGATCGGGATCGTCCTCTTGATGGGGATCGTGAAGAAAAACTCGATCATCCTGGTCGATTACGCGACGGAGCTCCGCAACCACGGCAAGAACGCGCTCGACGCGATGCTCGAAGCGGGCCCGGTTCGTCTTCGGCCCATCCTGATGACATCCATCGCGACCCTGATGGCGGCGATCCCCTCGGCGCTCGCGCTCGGCGAGGGCAGCGAAGTGCGCGCGCCCATGGCGATCGCGGTCATCGGCGGCCTCGTGATCTCCACGGGCCTGAGCCTCCTCGTGGTCCCGGCGTTTTACATCGTCGCCGACCGCATCGCGGCGCGCCTCGCGCGCTCTCGCCCCGCGTCCACCCCGCCGCTCGTCGAGCCAGTCCCGCCTCCTCCGCACGTTTGA
- a CDS encoding metallophosphoesterase family protein — MYILHLSDLHVTEPGQTLDDVWMHPAQALGTLHPVPFDFVVVSGDLTQRGSAAEYDELLEFAEHRLLPLVVNRERARVVFVPGNHDVDWGADIGEPVRVTSLRTAHDFDLLEQEMQRLKRSPDLSDLRIDVGRYGHLDLVKLRAGAEYNKRFANVQRFFDRFYGESLDGRGRAFDLLDPNEREHWSAHVFPTEKVAFFGFNSCHRNDKYWTGACVSTRAVSAARDFANGLDRDTLRVAVWHHGFTSERGRPDYLTLQDVGTLYAAGFRIGFHGHTHQESSKLVELFKSRFVIISTGSLGSAAHERPGAVGNQFSVVRLSPSTVSVEVYERDGEAGEYALEPKRKYFEVNWEPVAQAERFVKAREHTRIWSVGDDGIALVEVELRDFVAPVETPIAVLEPPYNNVQAEPRATTWRGRREVKEEPLGGGRVRFMLQGADKTERYLTWSYHLSNAVALTQAELNLLEKRDRWYPNLIDGYDVRSHVVRFESDHLTLALVFAESSGATIEDAYPMVERCYEQFGEDRWEPVEFEQERCRSHFIVGKTHVELKIPGPIVGYRYSLAYRPGGAGKEYPEAAKWTARALLERCCGKPLSNHSLSAKLTEAVGNSIYKIATASPWGVQTAPIVRNGLLSERGSWMGMIWDANLRVLCPAFGQFWPQSWAARFTCGSGVAGHAFRFNIAAAWHRDAHATTSIIYQPSPDHHRLFARHYRWILCFPLRLAPEEESSLGVVCLASEEENTQVERALGHLARAICTETMDPEATKLRLMLQTVINAVFWTCVTDPNHGLSESEGRYARHVLNALLSSATD, encoded by the coding sequence ATGTACATCCTCCACCTGTCGGATCTTCACGTCACGGAGCCCGGGCAAACGCTCGACGACGTGTGGATGCACCCGGCGCAAGCGCTGGGGACGCTGCATCCGGTCCCCTTCGACTTCGTCGTCGTGAGCGGGGATCTCACGCAGCGCGGGAGCGCCGCGGAGTACGACGAGCTGCTCGAGTTCGCGGAGCACCGCCTCCTGCCGCTCGTCGTGAACCGCGAGCGCGCGCGCGTCGTGTTCGTTCCGGGCAACCACGACGTCGACTGGGGCGCCGACATCGGCGAGCCCGTGCGCGTCACGTCGCTGCGCACCGCACACGACTTCGACCTGCTCGAGCAGGAGATGCAGCGGCTCAAGCGCTCGCCGGATCTCTCGGATCTGCGCATCGACGTGGGCCGTTACGGACATCTCGACCTCGTCAAGCTGCGGGCGGGCGCGGAGTACAACAAGCGCTTCGCGAACGTCCAGCGTTTCTTCGACCGTTTCTACGGCGAGTCCTTGGATGGCCGCGGCCGCGCCTTTGATCTCCTCGATCCGAACGAACGCGAGCACTGGTCGGCGCATGTCTTCCCCACGGAGAAAGTCGCGTTCTTCGGTTTCAATTCCTGCCATCGGAACGACAAGTACTGGACCGGCGCCTGCGTCTCCACGCGCGCCGTCTCCGCCGCGCGCGACTTCGCCAACGGCCTCGATCGCGACACGCTGCGCGTCGCCGTCTGGCACCACGGCTTCACGAGCGAGCGTGGGCGCCCCGATTACCTCACGCTGCAGGACGTCGGCACCCTCTACGCCGCGGGCTTTCGCATCGGCTTTCACGGCCACACGCACCAGGAGAGCTCGAAGCTCGTCGAGCTCTTCAAGAGCCGCTTCGTCATCATCTCCACGGGATCTCTCGGCTCGGCCGCGCACGAGCGCCCCGGCGCCGTGGGCAACCAGTTCTCGGTGGTACGGCTCAGCCCGAGCACGGTCAGCGTCGAGGTGTACGAGCGCGACGGCGAGGCCGGCGAGTACGCGCTCGAGCCGAAGCGCAAGTACTTCGAGGTGAACTGGGAGCCCGTCGCGCAGGCCGAGCGCTTCGTGAAGGCCCGCGAGCACACCCGGATCTGGAGCGTCGGCGATGACGGCATCGCGCTCGTCGAGGTGGAGCTGCGTGACTTCGTGGCCCCCGTCGAGACGCCGATCGCCGTGCTCGAACCGCCCTACAACAACGTCCAGGCCGAGCCGCGCGCGACCACGTGGCGCGGCCGTCGCGAGGTGAAGGAAGAGCCCCTCGGCGGCGGACGCGTGCGCTTCATGCTCCAGGGCGCCGACAAGACCGAGCGGTACCTCACGTGGAGCTACCACCTTTCGAACGCCGTCGCGCTCACGCAGGCCGAGCTGAACTTGCTGGAGAAGCGCGATCGTTGGTACCCCAACTTGATCGACGGCTATGACGTCCGCTCGCACGTCGTCCGCTTCGAGTCCGACCACCTCACGCTGGCGCTCGTGTTCGCCGAGAGCTCGGGCGCGACGATCGAGGACGCGTATCCCATGGTCGAGCGCTGCTACGAGCAGTTCGGCGAGGATCGCTGGGAGCCCGTGGAGTTCGAGCAGGAGCGGTGCCGCTCGCACTTCATCGTGGGCAAGACGCACGTGGAGCTCAAGATCCCGGGGCCGATCGTGGGCTACCGGTACTCGCTCGCGTATCGCCCCGGAGGCGCCGGCAAGGAGTACCCCGAGGCCGCGAAGTGGACCGCGCGCGCCTTGCTGGAGCGCTGCTGCGGCAAGCCCCTGTCGAACCACTCGCTCTCGGCGAAGCTCACGGAGGCGGTCGGCAACTCGATCTACAAGATCGCCACGGCCTCGCCGTGGGGCGTGCAGACCGCGCCGATCGTACGGAACGGCCTGCTCTCGGAGCGCGGGTCGTGGATGGGCATGATCTGGGACGCGAACCTGCGCGTGCTCTGCCCGGCGTTCGGCCAGTTCTGGCCGCAGTCCTGGGCCGCGCGCTTCACCTGCGGCAGCGGCGTCGCGGGCCACGCCTTCCGCTTCAACATCGCGGCGGCGTGGCATCGCGACGCGCATGCGACGACGAGCATCATCTACCAGCCGAGCCCGGATCATCACCGCCTCTTCGCGCGGCACTACCGCTGGATCTTGTGCTTCCCGCTGCGCCTCGCGCCGGAGGAGGAGTCGTCGCTCGGCGTCGTTTGTCTCGCGAGCGAGGAGGAGAACACCCAGGTCGAGCGCGCGCTCGGCCACCTCGCCCGCGCGATCTGCACCGAGACGATGGATCCCGAGGCCACGAAGCTCCGCCTCATGCTCCAGACCGTCATCAACGCCGTGTTCTGGACGTGCGTGACCGATCCGAACCACGGGCTCAGCGAGAGCGAGGGGCGGTACGCGCGCCACGTGCTCAACGCGCTGCTCTCGTCGGCGACGGACTAG